In Gammaproteobacteria bacterium, the following proteins share a genomic window:
- the ftsW gene encoding putative lipid II flippase FtsW gives MAEVRAIAGRRTLAPDRALWMTAALILGLGLVMVASASITLADKTTGNPFYFFERQFVYALAGLIVAGVVYHVPLSWWLRGTFPLLMLALAMLAVVLIPGIGRYVNGSIRWIDLGPFRLQVSEPARLLILIYIAGYVVRRQAELAERFSGSLKPMLVVGLAALLLLMEPDFGAAMVLIATAMAMLFFGGARLRDFTGLAALGVLGFVVLAVASPYRLERLTGFLHPWSHPFDSGFQLTNSLIAIGRGGFFGVGLGESVQKLFYLPEAHTDFLFAVLAEELGLLGCMAVIALYFMLTWRAVVIARRAARAGQLFGAQLAFGLGLWIGLQAFINMGVNMGALPTKGLTLPLMSYGGSSLIVICAAIGLILRVNMETRSSRNWLERSAAGT, from the coding sequence ATGGCTGAGGTCCGTGCCATCGCCGGCCGCCGTACGCTCGCGCCCGACCGCGCGCTGTGGATGACGGCAGCGCTGATTCTCGGCCTGGGGCTGGTGATGGTGGCCTCGGCTTCGATTACGCTGGCTGACAAGACCACCGGCAATCCCTTTTATTTTTTCGAGCGCCAGTTTGTCTATGCGCTTGCGGGCCTGATCGTGGCGGGCGTGGTTTACCACGTGCCGCTCAGCTGGTGGTTGCGCGGCACTTTTCCGCTGCTGATGCTGGCGCTGGCGATGCTCGCGGTGGTGCTGATCCCGGGCATCGGCCGCTATGTCAACGGCAGCATTCGCTGGATAGACCTCGGGCCTTTCCGCCTGCAGGTGTCGGAGCCGGCGCGCCTGCTGATACTCATATATATAGCCGGCTACGTGGTGCGGCGGCAGGCGGAACTCGCGGAGCGCTTCAGCGGCTCGCTCAAGCCCATGCTCGTGGTAGGCCTGGCGGCGCTGTTGCTCTTGATGGAACCGGATTTCGGCGCCGCCATGGTGCTGATCGCCACGGCCATGGCCATGCTGTTCTTCGGCGGCGCGCGCCTGCGCGATTTCACCGGCCTGGCCGCGCTCGGCGTGCTGGGTTTCGTGGTGCTGGCCGTGGCCTCGCCGTACCGGCTGGAACGTCTCACCGGCTTCCTGCATCCCTGGAGCCATCCATTCGACAGCGGCTTCCAGCTCACCAATTCGCTGATTGCCATCGGGCGCGGCGGCTTCTTCGGCGTGGGCCTGGGCGAGAGCGTGCAGAAGCTGTTCTACCTGCCGGAAGCGCATACCGATTTCCTGTTCGCGGTGCTGGCCGAGGAACTCGGGCTGCTGGGCTGTATGGCGGTGATTGCGCTGTATTTCATGCTCACCTGGCGCGCGGTGGTGATCGCACGCCGGGCGGCACGTGCTGGCCAGCTGTTCGGTGCGCAACTCGCCTTCGGCCTGGGTCTGTGGATCGGCCTGCAGGCGTTCATCAACATGGGCGTGAACATGGGCGCGCTCCCGACCAAGGGTCTGACGCTGCCGCTCATGAGTTACGGCGGCAGCAGCCTGATCGTGATCTGTGCGGCCATCGGTTTGATTCTGCGCGTGAACATGGAAACACGCTCCAGTCGCAACTGGCTGGAACGCAGCGCGGCCGGCACGTGA
- the murG gene encoding undecaprenyldiphospho-muramoylpentapeptide beta-N-acetylglucosaminyltransferase: MHNERSMKIVIMAGGTGGHVFPALAVADVLRARGHEVAWIGTRQGLEARVVPAAGIPMEWIDVGGLRGKGWRTLLMSPWRLVRAVQQARRIFRRLRPAVALGMGGFASGPGGLAARLSGCPLVLHEQNSVPGVTNRVLSHMARRVLEGFPGSFSAARGAEFIGNPVRGAIAALPPPELRFAGRSGALCVLVIGGSQGARVLNQTVPDAIALWPALPRPEVWHQTGARDAESVAAAYRAQGIKARVAPFIEDMAAAYGWADVAVCRAGALTIAELTAAGLGAVLVPFAAAVDDHQTRNAQFLVRAAAAELLLQAALSAESLQAVLQRMAKDRQMLLAMAQRARALAKPQAALRVAEACLQAGGAA, encoded by the coding sequence ATGCACAACGAGAGGTCCATGAAGATCGTGATTATGGCCGGCGGCACTGGTGGACACGTCTTCCCCGCTCTCGCGGTAGCCGATGTGCTGCGCGCGCGTGGGCACGAAGTTGCCTGGATCGGCACGCGCCAAGGTCTGGAAGCGCGCGTGGTGCCCGCGGCCGGCATTCCCATGGAATGGATTGACGTTGGCGGTCTGCGTGGCAAGGGGTGGAGAACTCTTTTGATGTCGCCGTGGCGCCTGGTACGTGCCGTGCAGCAGGCGCGGCGGATTTTCCGGCGGCTGCGGCCGGCGGTGGCGCTCGGCATGGGCGGATTCGCGAGCGGGCCGGGCGGTTTGGCGGCGCGCCTGAGCGGCTGTCCGCTGGTGTTGCACGAACAAAATTCCGTGCCGGGCGTTACCAACCGCGTACTGAGTCACATGGCGCGGCGCGTGCTCGAAGGTTTTCCCGGCAGCTTCAGCGCCGCACGCGGTGCCGAATTCATAGGCAATCCAGTGCGCGGCGCGATTGCCGCCTTGCCTCCGCCGGAGCTGCGCTTTGCCGGCCGCAGCGGCGCCCTGTGTGTGCTGGTGATTGGCGGCAGCCAGGGCGCGCGCGTCCTGAATCAGACAGTGCCGGACGCGATTGCACTGTGGCCAGCGCTGCCGCGTCCGGAGGTCTGGCATCAGACCGGTGCGCGCGATGCGGAATCCGTGGCTGCCGCGTACCGCGCGCAGGGCATAAAGGCGCGCGTCGCTCCGTTCATCGAGGACATGGCCGCGGCCTATGGCTGGGCGGATGTCGCCGTGTGCCGCGCCGGCGCACTTACGATCGCGGAACTCACCGCAGCCGGATTGGGCGCGGTGCTGGTGCCATTCGCGGCCGCGGTGGATGACCACCAGACCCGCAATGCGCAATTCCTGGTGCGTGCCGCTGCGGCCGAACTGTTGCTGCAAGCGGCGCTGTCCGCTGAAAGTCTGCAAGCCGTGCTGCAACGCATGGCGAAGGATCGCCAGATGTTGCTGGCCATGGCGCAGCGCGCTCGCGCGCTCGCCAAACCGCAG